GAAGTATCGCGACTATGTCATTAAGTCGTTCAACGATGGTAAACCATTCGATCAGTTTATTATCGAACAGTTGGCCGGGGATGAACTGGCTGGAAAGCGGGAAGGGGATCTCACCGAACGGCAGATTGAATTATTGACGGCGACCGGGTTTTTGAGAATGGCCGCCGATGGAACCGGCAGCGGAAAGAACACACCAGAAGCACGGAATCAGGTGATTTCCGACACAATGAAAATCGTCGGTTCTTCTTTGCTTGGCTTAAGTGTTGCCTGTGCGCAGTGTCACGACCACCGCTACGATCCGATTCCGCAGTCCGATTATTTCGCGCTGCGTGCTGTATTTGAGCCGACTTTCGACTGGCAGAAATGGCAAACGCCGCAGCAACGTCGGGTTTCTCTCTACACGGCTGACGACCGGGCGAAAGCTGCAGAGGTCGAAGCGGAAGTGCAAAAAGTAGTGAAGGAAAAAAATGAGAAGCAGGCCAAATATATGGCAGAAGCGTTGGAAAAAGAGTTGGCGAAATATGAGCAGCCGCTGCGTGATCAATTGAAGACCGCGTATCAGACCGAGAAGAAGAAACGCACGCCTGAGCAAGTCGCACTACTCAAGAAAAATCCGAGCGTGAATATTTCTCCCGGTGTGCTCTATCAATACTTGCCGAAAGCGGCGGAAGAATTGAAGAAATTCGATCAGCAGATTGCAGAGATCCGCAAGAAGAAACCGGTTGAAGAGTTTCTGCGTGTGGCCATTGAACCCAGCAATCATGTACCGGAAACGAAATTGTTTCATCGAGGCGATTACCGTCAACCGAAGCAGACGGTTAAACCGGCTGCGTTGACCGTGGTTTCGCCGGAAGGGCAACGTCATGAACTCCCACTGAATGATCAGAGTCTGCCGACAACGGGGCGGCGGCTGGCGTTTGCCCGCTGGCTGACGAGCGGACAGCATCCGCTGGTGGCGCGTGTATTGGTCAATCGTATCTGGATGCATCATTTCGGTCGCGCGATTGTCGGTACGCCCGGCGAATTTGGTAAGCTTGGGTCCAATCCGACCCATCAGGAACTGCTCGACTGGATGGCAGCCGAATTCATGGAAAAGGGCTGGGATCTGAAACAGTTGCATCGCACGATCATGCTGTCGACCGTCTATCGTCAGGCGGGGGCGCATGATCCAAGTAAGGAATCGATCGACGCCGACAATCATTACTACTGGCGAAAGCCGATCATTCGCATCGAAGCGGAAACGTTACGTGACCGGATGCTGGCGGCATCAGGGGTTCTCAACCGACAGTTGTATGGAGCTCCTGTAGCGATTAAAGAAGACGATTTCGGTCAGGTTGTCGTTTCGGGCGAACAACTGCGACGGAGTCTGTATATTCAGGCGCGACGCAGTCAGCCGGTCGGCATGCTGCAGACATTTGATGCACCGGTCATGGAAACGAACTGTGAACGACGTTCCAATTCGACGGTCGCAACGCAATCTCTGATGTTGATGAATGGCTCGTTTATTCTGTCTCAATCCGCAAAACTGACCGACCGGATTTCGCGTGAAGCACCTGAATTACAGCAGAATGTCCTGGCTGCGTTACCGGAGCTTCCGCCGACTGCGAAGCCGGCTTGGAGTTACGGCTATGGAACGCTTGATGAAACGGCTTCGGTTAAAAGTACGTTTACCGCACTGCCTCATTGGACTGGATCGAGCTGGCAGGGGGGCGCGAAACTTCCTGATGCGAAACTGGGATGGGTCACGCTGAACGCAGGTGGTGGGCATCCTGCGAGTCAATATACTGCGATTCGTCGTTGGACGGCTCCGGCAGCGGGAACATTGTCTGTGACAGGTAAACTGCAGCACGGGAGCGCGCAGGGGAACGGAGTGCGTGGGCTCGTGATCTCCAGTCGTTCCGGCCTGGCCGGTCAATGGAACGCGAAAAACGGCGCGGCGGATACTAAAGTCGCGACGCTGGCGGTCGAGCCGGGAGACACCATTGACTTTATTACTGATGCCATCGGCGGCGATGTTGGTTTCGACTCGTTTTCGTGGGGCGTGCAAGTGACGCTGCAACGCGCAGAAGGGCCGGCACTCAAATGGGATTCCGCTGCCGAGTTTCGTGGGCCGGAACCACCGCAGAAGAGTCTGCCTGCCCAGGCCGCGTATGCGTTTGAATTAACGCTCTGCCGGAAACCGACGCCGGACGAACTGCAAATGGTGGTGCGTTTCATGGGCAAACAGCTGGCGTATCTGCAGGAGCATCCGGAGCAGATTCCCAAAGGTGTGAGCCCCGCGCGACAGACGGTTACCAATCTCTGTCAGGCACTGATGAGTTCGAACGAGTTTTTATACATCGATTGAGAATGACCTGGTGGGAAATTCGCAATCAAAGAGAATCAAATAACGCCTTTTCACAGGTTTTGAATCATGACACAATATAGCAGACGACAGTTTCTCGCAGAAAACGCCATGGGCATTGGTACGGTGGCGCTGGCCTGGTTAC
This window of the Gimesia fumaroli genome carries:
- a CDS encoding PSD1 and planctomycete cytochrome C domain-containing protein; translated protein: MATVFKRICLTSLLVFGLADTGIADEPKQPERLTYEEHIRPIFRAHCFDCHGASEEMKGGLDLRLVRFLIKGGESGEAIVPGKPEESNLIDRIESGDMPPGEARVPKEEIETLKRWIAAGAKTSRPEPETIGPGLGITPEERAYWAFQPIKRPQVADEVKANPKVRTPIDALLLKAMPEGLTFSPDAEKRTLIKRAYFDLTGLPPSPAELQQALSNSAENWYETLLDELLKSPHYGERWARHWLDVAGYADSEGYTVKDDVRPWSWKYRDYVIKSFNDGKPFDQFIIEQLAGDELAGKREGDLTERQIELLTATGFLRMAADGTGSGKNTPEARNQVISDTMKIVGSSLLGLSVACAQCHDHRYDPIPQSDYFALRAVFEPTFDWQKWQTPQQRRVSLYTADDRAKAAEVEAEVQKVVKEKNEKQAKYMAEALEKELAKYEQPLRDQLKTAYQTEKKKRTPEQVALLKKNPSVNISPGVLYQYLPKAAEELKKFDQQIAEIRKKKPVEEFLRVAIEPSNHVPETKLFHRGDYRQPKQTVKPAALTVVSPEGQRHELPLNDQSLPTTGRRLAFARWLTSGQHPLVARVLVNRIWMHHFGRAIVGTPGEFGKLGSNPTHQELLDWMAAEFMEKGWDLKQLHRTIMLSTVYRQAGAHDPSKESIDADNHYYWRKPIIRIEAETLRDRMLAASGVLNRQLYGAPVAIKEDDFGQVVVSGEQLRRSLYIQARRSQPVGMLQTFDAPVMETNCERRSNSTVATQSLMLMNGSFILSQSAKLTDRISREAPELQQNVLAALPELPPTAKPAWSYGYGTLDETASVKSTFTALPHWTGSSWQGGAKLPDAKLGWVTLNAGGGHPASQYTAIRRWTAPAAGTLSVTGKLQHGSAQGNGVRGLVISSRSGLAGQWNAKNGAADTKVATLAVEPGDTIDFITDAIGGDVGFDSFSWGVQVTLQRAEGPALKWDSAAEFRGPEPPQKSLPAQAAYAFELTLCRKPTPDELQMVVRFMGKQLAYLQEHPEQIPKGVSPARQTVTNLCQALMSSNEFLYID